In one Microtus ochrogaster isolate Prairie Vole_2 chromosome 6 unlocalized genomic scaffold, MicOch1.0 chr6_random_2, whole genome shotgun sequence genomic region, the following are encoded:
- the Serpinc1 gene encoding antithrombin-III — MYSHGLGSTAAGDRKVRLLSLLLIGAWGCVICDGNSVDDICIAKPRDIPVNPMCIYRSPNKKATDEDGQEKKIPEATNRRVWELSKANSRFATTFYQHLADSKNDNDNIFLSPLSISTAFAMTKLGACNDTLKQLMEVFKFDTISEKTSDQIHFFFAKLNCRLYRKANKSSNLVAANRLFGDKSLTFNETYQDISEIVYGAKLQPLDFKENAEQSRVSINDWVANKTEGRIKDVIPQGAINELTALVLVNTIYFKGLWKSKFSPENTRREMFYKADEQTCPVSMMYQEGKFKYRRVAEGTQVLELPFKGDDITMVLILPKPEKSLAKVEQELSPELLQEWLDELTETMLVVHMPRFRTEDSFSLKEQLQDMGLVDLFNPEKSQLPGIVADGRNDLYVSDAFHKAFLEVNEEGSEAAASTAVVIAGRSLNPSRVTFKANRPFLVLIREVALNTILFMGRVANPCVSENSL, encoded by the exons ATGTATTCCCATGGGCTAGGGAGCACAGCTGCTGGAGACAG GAAGGTACGTCTCCTCTCCCTGCTACTCATTGGTGCCTGGGGTTGTGTGATCTGTGATGGAAACTCTGTGGATGACATCTGCATAGCGAAGCCCCGGGACATTCCTGTGAATCCCATGTGCATTTACCGCTCTCCAAACAAGAAGGCCACTGACGAGGATGGCCAAGAGAAGAAGATCCCAGAGGCCACCAACCGCCGGGTCTGGGAATTGTCCAAGGCCAACTCTCGATTTGCCACCACCTTCTATCAGCATCTGGCAGACTCCAAGAATGACAATGACAACATTTTCTTGTCGCCCTTGAGCATCTCCACGGCTTTTGCTATGACCAAGCTGGGTGCCTGTAATGACACCCTCAAGCAGCTGATGGAG GTTTTTAAGTTTGATACCATCTCAGAGAAAACATCCGATCAGATCCACTTCTTCTTTGCCAAACTGAACTGCCGGCTCTATCGAAAAGCCAACAAGTCCTCCAACTTGGTAGCAGCGAACCGCCTTTTTGGAGACAAATCCCTTACCTTCAACGAGACCTATCAGGACATTAGTGAGATTGTCTATGGAGCCAAGCTCCAGCCCCTGGACTTCAAG GAAAATGCAGAGCAATCCCGAGTGAGCATCAACGACTGGGTAGCTAATAAGACTGAAGGCCGCATCAAAGACGTCATCCCCCAGGGAGCTATCAACGAGCTCACAGCCCTGGTGCTGGTTAACACCATTTACTTCAAG GGTCTGTGGAAGTCAAAGTTTAGCCCTGAGAACACAAGGAGGGAGATGTTCTACAAGGCTGATGAGCAGACATGCCCAGTGTCTATGATGTACCAGGAAGGCAAATTCAAATACCGGCGTGTGGCAGAAGGCACCCAGGTGCTGGAGCTGCCCTTCAAGGGCGATGATATCACCATGGTGCTCATCCTGCCCAAGCCTGAGAAGAGCCTGGCCAAGGTGGAGCAGGAACTCTCCCCAGAGCTGCTCCAGGAGTGGCTAGACGAGCTGACGGAGACCATGCTTGTGGTCCATATGCCCCGCTTCCGCACTGAGGATAGCTTCAGTCTAAAGGAGCAGCTGCAAGACATGGGCCTTGTGGATCTGTTCAACCCTGAGAAGTCCCAACTCCCAG GGATTGTTGCAGACGGCAGGAATGACCTGTATGTCTCTGATGCTTTCCACAAAGCGTTTCTTGAG GTGAATGAGGAAGGCAGCGAAGCAGCAGCGAGCACTGCAGTCGTGATTGCTGGCCGTTCGCTGAACCCAAGCAGGGTGACCTTCAAGGCCAACAGGCCCTTCCTGGTCCTTATCAGGGAAGTTGCTCTGAACACTATTCTGTTCATGGGGAGAGTGGCTAACCCTTGTGTGAGCGAAAACAGTCTTTga